Part of the Lolium rigidum isolate FL_2022 chromosome 6, APGP_CSIRO_Lrig_0.1, whole genome shotgun sequence genome, TACAATGCAGGTTCATTTCTCCTTAGTCAAATTGGAGAGAGGAGGCTGGAAGTTGCCCTACAATGCATGTAAGTTTTACCTATGAAAGCTATAATACCTTACAGTGTATGCTAGATTGGCACATATGCTTAATGGCCTGACTGCATACAACATTCTAAAGAGGTAAAGAAGGATATGTTGTGAACTGTGACTGCATTTTAATATGGGTTCCTTCTAGTCAGTGTTCTCTTAGGGCATCTGGCCTCCACACTGAACTGAAGGCTTTACACTAATCTAAACTCTTTGATATGCCGAATAGGTCAGAAACAGTGATTTATCCTTCTAAAATCTTGATTTATGTTTTCTTGTAAGAAAGAATCCTAATAGTATATAGCCAATATAGATCCTATAATTTGAATCTGTTTCGAAGTATCCCATCATATATTGATGACATCACTATCTCGACTTAGAGTTGGAACCTGTCAAGCCCACAGCAAAATGGTAGGTCAGGAAATATGGATTGAACAAAAGAATCACATGTCATGCCAGAAATTAAACTGGCTACAAAAAAAGATATTGCAGCAAGTTGCCTGAATTTAAAACTGATATGATTAGGAAGGAGTCAAGGAAGGGGAAATTCACACAGGCCACGGGCTCTGGTTCTTGGATGCCACGGCACATAGGGGACATGGCCAAATGGAGGGTTTGTGCTTGTGCAGGTGCATGATGCTAATACTCAAACCACTCCATGAGTAGGGACTACAGTACATCAGCAATCTTGCAAGAGTTGCATCGGCTCCGTCACATGCCGAACAGTCAGTCccatcaaaatttgttcaaaattaaaaCAGTTGCCAACTTGCAAGAGTGGCATGCATGACAACACTCATGGCCTTGTCTCCTGGACATCACCCACATTGGCAGCTACACTTACCCCTTGCACTAGCTCTCTTCCTTTATCTATAAATCGCTAATCTTCCAAGCACACTGACATATGCAAAAACATAGCAATCTAAGCATCAGCATCACACCTTTGGTTGAAGTGCATTTTAGCCAAGAATACAAGAGAACCATGATCAGTTCGAAGAAGCTTGCTCACTTGGCCAAGAAGTGCCAGAGGATGGTGGCCGTTGGTGGCCGGCAAACTTCAGGCACTAACGGGTGCTGCAGCACGGCTTCTATGGCAGATAAGGGCCACTGTGTGATCTATAGCGCCAATGGAACACGGTTCGAGGTCCCATTGGTGTATCTCCACACGAGGGTATTCGTCGAGCTCCTAAGGATGTCTCAGGAGGAATTCGGCTTGCCTTGTGATGCTTCTGCGATGGAGTATTTGATTTATTTGCTTAGAAGAGAGGCCTGGGAAGAGGTTGAGAGGGCATTCTTGAGCTCCATAGTGAGCCCTTGCCACAAAACGTCAATGGGACTAAATCAGAAATTTGCTGTTTGTATTTAGAGGTGTATATCTTGGTCCATTTAGATGTAAATTATCATGATTAGAGGAATAAAAGCAAATGTAGTAGTTTTCTGatcttatttattcagttatcgaCATTTCCCCCATGGAAAAGTCAATCTTTCGTATCTTCATATCAGCATATTTTGCTTGTCGGGCTTTGCGAAGCTTCAGATGTCTACTTAACTGAACTGAATTCACATTTTCAAAAATGTTAGCGAATTTTAAAAACAGATGATTATGGTTTTAAGCTAGAGCCATGCATGGGAATAATGACAAACACTAGTGAAAGATGAAAAACCTAGATGGGCGTGGAGCTCAATCAGATCGTAATCGGCACAGCTAAAGTTTGCATTTGAAGTACCCATGCATAACTGGTATTGCTTTCTCCAGTTTGAGCTAATAATATGGTCGAATAGAACTGCTCTCTTTTCATTTAACACTGTTCATCATGAGCTAGTTACAGTCTTGTTGGTCCATATGGGTAACATACCCACATGAGATTGTCCTAATCAAACATACCGCCCACTGAAGACATGACATGAACCTGTCAAGCAAGTTGATTGGACCACTCAAGAAATTTAATCTGGTAGTTCATCAACAATGTATTATGGGTATGAAGTATGAACAACTCTTCGATTATATATCTATATATCAAGGCAAAGTCGTCATGTGACATGTGCCTCTCAGCTTAGACACGGAAACAGGTCAGTATGGCATTACATTGCGATATACAGGCATCAAAATATTGCTATATATCTATCAATTTCACTACACAACCTGCATTCAGTCCTCATGAGTCATATGCCTCTTAGCTTAGATACTAGAACAGGCAAGTATGGCAGCATGTTATGATGTCCAAGCATATACTGTTACTATTGGATGGCCCCAAAGAAACTTTATTAATATCGCATTTCTTGTCCATGCAGCATTCCATGTTCTGAGCTCATGGCATTGTCCCTTGCTAGCTGCATTCTTCTCTTTCCGCTCACCTATAAATCCATAATCCTAACACATGTGCTTCATCAGTTCATCGCCTCCTCACAACCTAAACACCACAGCTAGCTGCACACTACCTGATACAAAATTCTTTAACCTTTGAGCAAAGAAGGAAGAAGCAACCATGATCAGTACCAAGAAATTTGCTCAGATGGCAAGGAAGTGGGAGAGGATGGCTGACCTCAGGAGGAAGAGGCTTAATTTGGTGGCAGCAGATGAGTGCTGCACATCTGTGGCACCGAAGGGCCACTGCGTCATGTACTCTGCAGATGGAAGGCGGTTCAAGGTCCCATTGGCATACCTTCGCACGACCATCTTTGCCGAGCTCCTGAGGATGTCTCAGGAGGAGTTTGGCTTTGGAAGCGATGGAAGGATCACTTTGCCTTGTGATGCTGCAGAGATGGAGTATGTCATGTGCTTGCTCAGAAGAAATGCATCAGAAGAGGTCGAGAGGGCCTTCCTGAGCTCTGTAGTGAGTTCTTGCCACCAAGGAAATGGCTTGGCTCCACCCATGGAACTTAGTCAGCAAGTTGCTGTTTATAGCTTCTGAAGATAGGCTGGCTGCTTAGCCTTTTTGTTTACTTAGGCACGATGTAAATATTTTCATGTGGCAGATAGTAAATGGAACAAATATGTTTCAGTCTTTTCCATTGGTTTCTGATCTCAGCTTTCCCTGGATTAAGCGGTGGAGCTACTGAGCTCAACTTTTCATTACATGTCTCTCCTGGCTACCTTGTCAGATGTCTCTGAATTCTCGTCTTAAGGTGCTGTAAAATGCTGACATTTGAGCTGCCTGAGTATGTTGCTCTTATATCTGAGAAAATCTTGTGATGCTGAGTATCATACTGTGATGTGCTTCTACACGGGAATACAAGTAACACATGAAAAAATGACTTGTCCATTTCCTCTTTTGAAGCAGCTCCAGGGCTTTGGAATTGCGAGTCAGAGGAGGTAATTCTGTACAATTGGAGCTTTGCCACACCGCACCCTTAGCATCAGACGAGAACGCGGCAACATATTTGCATCTCAGGAACATGGGGCTTACAGGGCCGTTTCCCGCAACGTCTTGAGCTTTTTACTAGCCTAGATTTACTATTGCTCTGCAGGTTTGTTTAGGTTGTAAAAACAAATTATGTACTGTCATAAATGTTAATTTCATGAGAAGGTTTTCCAAATTATCCCCTCCTATAATAACTAAAAAGAAAAACGGTTCGTTCTCTGGCGACAGCCAAGGCGAcctggcggcggcggtgaggacCTGAGGGGATGGGGGCGTCTCCGGCCACCGGGGGGCATCTTGCCTCTCGGATGGTGCGGATCGAGGGAGGCGATCTCGGCCCTGTCGAGTGGAGTTCTTTCCGTCAGTGTCGAGGGATATTCTTTGACTATCGGGAAATACAAGTAAGTGTATGGATTTGATGCGTGCGAAGGCAAGGGCATTCATGAGCAAGGATTCAATCCTTTTTTATGGAGATCGAGAGGTGAAGAGGGGCAGTGATGTGCCAGCGAAGCCGGAGATCTCGCCTCCCCGTTGTATTCTGGCGAGGAAGGATAACGGGAGGTAAGACCAGAGGAGTGATTTTTCCGTTACTGTTCTTCAAATTGGGGATGAATGTGCTGACTCAGAGCCAATTAAGGTAGATTTGAGGGCGAAATTTCAGGCGAAGGGCCATGAGCGTGAGTATTTCTACAGCCTGGGAGGAagtgtattcaatatccatctctactcagctgctcgttgatacgtctccgacgtatcgataatttcttatgttccatgccatattattgatgatacctacatgttttatgcacactttatgtcatattcgtgcattttatggaactaacctattaacaagatgccgaagtgccagttcctgttttctgctgtttttggtttcagaaatcctagtaacgaaatattctcggaattggacgaaacgaagacccatgttcctattttcaccggaagcatccagaacacccgggaaggaccagagggggggcactgggcccccagaccataggccggcgcggcccaggccctggtcgcgccgccatatggtgtggccaccccttcgaccctcctgcgccacctcttcgcctatataaagcctccgtcgcgaaaaccctgatgcgaagaaccacgataagaaaaaccttccagagccgccgccatcgcgaagccaagatccggggacaggagtctcgttccggcaccctgccggagcggggaagtgccccggaaggcttctccatctccaccgctgccatctccaccgccatcttcatcaccgctgcttgctcccatgaggagggagtagttctccatcgaggctcggggctgtaccggtagctatgtggttcatctctctcctatgtgcttcaatacaataatcacatgagctgctttgcatgattgagattcatatgagttttgtatcaccactattctatgtgctactctagcaaagttattaaagtagttctattcctcctgcacgtgtgcaaaggtgacagtgtgtgcaccgtgttagtacttggtttatgctatgatcatgatctcttgtagattgcgaagttaactattgctatgataatattgatgtgatctattcctcctacatatgcatgaaggtgacgagtgtgcatgctatgttagtacttggtttagtcttttgatctatcttacactaaaggttactaaaatatgagcattattgtggagcttgttaactccggcattgagggttcttgtaatcctacgcaatgtgttcatcatccaacaaaagtgtagagtatgcatttatctattacgttatgtgatcaatgttgagagtgtccactagtgaaagtgtaatccctaggccttgttcctaaatactgctatcgctgcttgtttacttgttttcttgcgttactactgctgcgttactactgcttgtttacttgtcctgggcaaagcaccgttacggtgccgttgctactacttattcataccacctgtatttcactatctcttcgccgaactagtgcacctattaggtgtgttggggacacaagagacttcttgctttgtggttgcggggttgcatgagagggatatctttgacctcttcctccccgagatcgataaaccttgggtgatccacttaagggaaacttgctgctgttctacaaacctctcgctcttggaggcccaacacttgtctacaagaatagaagctcccgtagacatcaagcacttttccggcgccgttgccggggaggaaaggtaaaaggctctcatacaccggtcccgggtaaagtatttttcacggcgccgttgtgtgtgtgctcgaagctatttcctttagatcctgcaattgcatatttttgtttcttgtttacactagtttggcataatggacaacaatgagcttcttattctatttcctgatttaaaacatggattgtttgatgcgaaaattaaaaaacctatgaaatcttatttgcatgctgggtagtaatattagtatgaacgctttgaacaccattgttgataataatatagaaagttctaagcttggggaagctggttttcatgatctttttagtcccccaagcattgaggagaaaattttctttgatgatactttgcctcctatttatgatgattataatgatagtggtcttttggtgccacttactgtggagagtaaattttgttgtgattatactatgcctcctacactttatgagaataataatgatagctactttgttgaattttctcccactacaactaataaaattgattatgcctatgtggagagtaataattgtatgcatgagactcatgataagaatgctttatgtgatagttatattgttgagtttgctcatgatgctactgaaagttattatgagagaggaaaatatggttgtagaaattttcatgttactaaaacacctctctatgtactgaaatttttgaagctacacttgttttatcttcctatgcttgttactttgctcttcatgaacttgtttatttacaagattcctatgcataggaagcatgttagacttaaatgtgttttgaatttgcctcttgattctctcttttgcttcaaatactatttcttgcgagtgcatcattaaaactgctgagcccatcttaaaggctataaagaaaagaacttcttgggagataacccatgtgttattttgctacagtactttgttttatatttgtgtcttggaagttgtttactactgtagcaacctctccttatcttagttttatgttttgttgtgccaagtaaagtctttgatagtaaagtgaatactagatttggattactgcgcagttccagatttctttgctgtcacgaatctgggtctaattctctgtaggtaactcagaaaattatgccaatttacgtgagtgatcctcagatatgtacgcaactttcattcaatttgggaattttcatttgagcaagtctggtgcccttttaaaattcgtctttacggactgttctgttttgacagattctgccttttatttcgcattgcttctttcgctttgttgggtggatttctttgttccattaccttccagtagctttgagcaatgtccagaagtgttaagaatgattgtgtcacctctgaacatgtgagtttttgattatgcactaaccctctaatgagtttgttttgagtttggtgtggaggaagttttcaagggtcaagagaggaggatgatatactatgatcaaggagagtgaaaactctaagcttggggatgcccggtggttcacccctgcatattctaagaagactcaagcgtctaagcttggggatgcccaaggcatccccttcttcatcgacaaattatcgggttccttctcttgaaactatatttttattcggccacatcttatgtactttacttggagcgtctgtgtgcttttgtttttgtttttgtttgaataaatgcttgtgtgggagagagacacgctccgctggttcatatgaacacatgtgttcttagcttttaattttcatggcgaagtttcttcttcgttaatttgttatatggttggaattggaaaatgatacatgtagtaaattactataatgtcttggataatgtgatacttggcaattgttgtgctcatgtttaagctcttgcatcatatgctttgcacctattaatgaagaaatacatagagcttgctaaaatttggtttgcataattggtctctctaaagtctagataatttctagtattgagttttgaacaacaaggaagacggtgtagagtcttataatgtttacaatatgtcttttatgtgagttttgctgcaccggttcatccttgtgtttgtttcaaataaccttgctagcctaaaccttgtatcgagagggaatacttctcctgcatccaaaatcctttagccaactactatgccatttgtgtccaccatacctacctactacatggtatttctccgccattccaaagtaaatttcttgagtgctacctttaaataattcaaaatttatcacctctgatttgtgtcaatgttttatagctcatgaggaagtatgtggtgttttatctttcaatcttgtcatttacttctgacagactttcacaatggactagtggcttcatccgcttatccaataattttgcaaaaagagctggcaatggggttcccagcccgattaattaacttgcattaataattctcttcacatgttttgctccgattcatcggtaagcaacttaattttgcaaatagacactccttcatggtatgtgattgttggaaggcacccgaggattcggttagccatggcttgtgtaagcaaaaggttgggaggagtgtcatccataattaaagaaaaactaaactaaagtacatgtgtaaacaaaagagaagagggatgatctaccttgctggtagagataacgtccttcatgggagccgctcttgaaagtctggttgatgaggtagttagagtgcccactaccattcgttgacaacaacaaacacctctcaaaactttacttttatgctctctttatgttttcaaaaaccaaagctctagcacaaatatagcaatcgatgcttttcctctttgaaggacctttcttttactttttatgttgagtcagttcacctatctctctccacctcaagaagcaaacacttgtgtgaactgtgcattgattcctacatacttgcatattgcacttgttatattactctatgttgacaaactatcattgagatatacatgttacaagttgaaagcaattgctgaaactttatcttccattgtgttgcttcaatatctttactttaaattattgctttatgagttaactcttatgcaagacttattgatgcctgtcttgaaagtgctattcatgaaaagtcattgctttatgattcagttgtttactcatgtcattaccattgttttgatcgttgcattcattacatatgtttacaatatgatcaagtttatgatggcatgtcacttcagaaattatctttgttatcgttttacctgctcgggacgagcagaactaagcttggggatgcttgatacgtctccgacgtatcgataatttcttatgttccatgccatattattgatgatacctacatgttttatgcacactttatgtcatattcgtgcattttacggaactaacctattaacaagatgccgaagtgccggttccgttttctgctgtttttggtttcagaaatcctagtaacgaaatattctcggaattggacgaaacgaagacccgggttcctattttcaccggaagcatccagaacaccgggaaggaccagagggggggcactgggcccccagaccataggccggcgcggcccaggccctggccgcgccgccatatggtgtggccaccccttcgaccctcctgcgccacctcttcgcctatataaagcctccgtcgcgaaaaccacgatgcgaagaaccacgatacggaaaaccttccggagccgccgccatcgcgaagccaagatccgggggacaggagtctcgttccggcaccctgccggagcggggaagtgccccggaaggcttctccatcgacaccgctgccatctccaccgccatcttcatcaccgctgctgctcccatgaggagggagtagttctccatcgaggctcggggctgtaccggtagctatgtggttcatctctctcctatgtgcttcaatacaataatcacatgagctgctttgcatgattgagattcatatgagttttgtatcaccactattctatgtgctactctagcaaagttattaaagtagttctattcctcctgcacgtgtgcaaaggtgacgagtgtgtgcaccgtgttagtacttggtttatgctatgatcatgatctcttgtagattgcgaagttaactattgctatgataatattgatgtgatctattcctcctacatatgcatgaaggtgacagtgtgcatgctatgttagtacttggtttagtcttttgatctatcttacactaaaggttactaaaatatgagcattattgtggagcttgttaactccggcattgagggttcttgtaatcctacgcaatgtgttcatcatccaacaaaagtgtagagtatgcatttatctattacgttatgtgatcaatgttgagagtgtccactagtgaaagtgtaatccctaggccttgttcctaaatactgctatcgctgcttgtttacttgttttactgcgttactactgctaccatattaccaccatcaactacacgcctgacaagctattttcacgcactgttactactgctcgcatttattcataccacccgtatttcactatctcttcgccgaactagtgcacctattaggtgtgttggggacacaagagacttcttgctttgtggttgcagggttgcatgagagggatatctttgacctcttcctccctgagatcgataaaccttgggtgatccacttaagggaaacttgctgctgttctacaaacctctgctcttggaggcccaacactgtctacaagaatagaagctcccgtagacatcactcgtcTCTGCTTTGTTTCTTCTTTGCACAGTCCTATGGCTACCTCCAGCAAGGTGAACTTGGGAGAGAAGGGTGGAGCTGCGAGGGCGCTTGTGATTGCAGGTGCCCCGGCGACCACGGTGGAGCAGCAGTCCACAAGGAGAGAGGGCAAGGCAATcatgccggctccctctgaagtgGAGACGGCTGTCATCGTCAACATGGAGGCAGCTTTCCGAGCTGTTGAGGGGTGGCTAGTGGTGGGCAGGCTGATTTCAGCTTACCGTGCCAACCCAAAGGTCATCATCGACGGGCTCAAGCCGGTGTGGCGTCTGCATGGTGAGGCTGAGGTGCAGCGCACCGCGAGCCACGACGACCAGTTCATCATCAAATTTCAAGCTGATGGTGATCGCCAATTCGTTTTGCGTGGCGGACCCTGGACGCACAAGGGTGACACTGTCCTATTCGTCGAGTTCGACGGGAAGGGCAAGGCTGCTGATGTGAAGCTGGATGCCATGCGTATCTGGGTTCAGATACGGGATCTCCCATACCCACTCATGAAGGTGGATATGGGTTGGCTGATAGGGGCAAACCTTGGCAAGGTACTCGCGGTGTCCAACCAAGATGGGGTCATCGTCGACGAGCATCTCCGTGTCTGGGTAGAGCACCCGGTGGATAAACCCATGATGAGATGGGTCAAAGTGCAACTAGAAGGAAGTGTTGAAGATATACGTTATTTTgtcaaatatgagaaattaccttTCTTTTGCTTGTGTTGTGGAATCATAGGCCATACTTCGGAGAGGTTCTGCAGCTTGCCGAAAGAGATTCGTGTCGTGTCCTATTCGACCGACATCAGAGCTCCGCGCTACAAGCAAGAGAAAAGATATGGCAGCCCCTCATCATCGAGTTTGGGGCGGCCAAGTGGCTTCATCAAGCCCCAAGATGTACCAACGATCCAAGGTGATGTGGAGGATGATGCCGTGGAGGACGGCGCCCTCAAGGCTCCCGTGGAGGTGATTGAGGCCGTCTCCTCTGCGGTTATCAAGCTGGCGGTGTCGGGGGAGGCTCCTCCGACGATGGAGACGGCCCCTAGGGGGGCATCCCAACCCCTCGTGCTGGTGGCGCCAACGGGTTTGGATGGGGACCGCTCTCCCTCGACCAATCCAGCCAAGCTGGTACTTCATCATCAGCCGATCAACAATCAGAAGGAGACTGCAGACTTCACCAAGCCGCTGGTCAAGACGGAGCAGAGAGCTGCAGTAGATACACCTGAAGAAAAGCTGGCCATGAAGCGTTGGAGGAGGCTGTTCAGAGAGCAAGCTGCCGAACTCGACGATGTTCGGTACGGACGCGTCAAGCACTTCATTGCTGGAATCCCTGAACCACCGGCAACGGATGAGTCCGACGACAACAGTGACTTACCTGTGGCTGCTGATGTTGATGGGTCTGTGACCCAAGTGATGGGTACAGATAAATTAACTAACTTATCTTCAGGTGCAGATGCTAAGCTTGTGATCCAGTTTGAAGAAGTCACTGCTGCCAGTATGGGGAAAAGGAAAGCTGAGGATGTGAGTGAATCATGTAAACGTGTGTGTGCTGGTAGTGGGGGTGATGTGGGTGTGTGTGAGGGTTCTATTGTACATGTAATAGAGGAGGTGGGGGATGGAGTGGGTGAGCTTCAAGAGAGGGTGGACGAGTCTGGTGGAGTGGAAAAGGCtcaggtggaggaagaaaaggaagCAACCGGCCTTGGGGCTGCCGGGAAACTGACGGGCGCGGCTGTGGTCGCCCGTCAGGAGCCATGAAAATTCTCAGCTAGAACTGTCGGGGCTTAGGCCGGCCCGAGACAGTTCAAGAACTTATGAGGCTTATGCAGATCCACCGGCCGAAGATTTTATTTCTTTCTGAAACTAGGAAAAATAAAGTGTTTGTGGAGGGGCTTAGATGGAGGCTAGGACTTAAGCATGTGGTCACCTTTACTGAAAAAGGGAAAGGGGGTGGCTTAGCTTTGTTTTGGCATGAGAGTGTTGATGTCCAGCTGTTCAAGTTGGATCGTCGTCTGATTGATGTAATAGTGCATGATTTGCCAGTTGGAATAAATCGGCGATGTACCTTTGTGTATGGAGAACCTCGCACTCATGAGAGATATAATATGTGGAATTTGCTACGTATTAAACCTTTGCTACCTGGTCCTTGGTTGATGTTAGGGGACTTCAACGAGTGTATGTGGCAGCAGGAACATTTCTCGGCATCTCGCAGAGGTGATAAGCAAATGTCAGATTTTAGAAAGACTCTCTCTTTTTTGTGACTTATTTGATCTTGGCTTTAAAGGAAGGCCATGGCCCTTTGATAATAAACAAGAGGGTAGAAGAAATGTTAGAGTCC contains:
- the LOC124667010 gene encoding auxin-responsive protein SAUR36-like isoform X1 yields the protein MHKEEATMISTKKFAQMARKWERMADLRRKRLNLVAADECCTSVAPKGHCVMYSADGRRFKVPLAYLRTTIFAELLRMSQEEFGFGSDGRITLPCDAAEMEYVMCLLRRNASEEVERAFLSSVVSSCHQGNGLAPPMELSQQVAVYSF
- the LOC124667010 gene encoding auxin-responsive protein SAUR36-like isoform X2, which codes for MISTKKFAQMARKWERMADLRRKRLNLVAADECCTSVAPKGHCVMYSADGRRFKVPLAYLRTTIFAELLRMSQEEFGFGSDGRITLPCDAAEMEYVMCLLRRNASEEVERAFLSSVVSSCHQGNGLAPPMELSQQVAVYSF